The proteins below are encoded in one region of Deltaproteobacteria bacterium:
- a CDS encoding cupin domain-containing protein, whose protein sequence is MKMEIRHYTKVELENVDRAGFQGVRARYVITDKEGAPHFAMRVFEFEPGGHTSLHQHPEEHEIFILEGEAVAVNDKGEEFKLGPGHTLYIPPQEPHQFKNGSGSVMKLICLIPLLKD, encoded by the coding sequence GTGAAGATGGAGATAAGGCATTATACAAAGGTAGAGTTGGAGAATGTGGACAGGGCTGGTTTTCAAGGGGTGAGGGCAAGGTATGTGATTACCGACAAGGAAGGTGCCCCTCACTTTGCCATGCGGGTCTTCGAGTTTGAACCCGGCGGTCATACATCGTTGCATCAGCACCCTGAGGAACATGAGATATTTATCTTGGAGGGGGAGGCCGTGGCGGTCAACGATAAGGGGGAGGAGTTTAAGCTGGGACCAGGTCACACCCTTTATATTCCCCCCCAAGAGCCTCATCAATTTAAGAATGGATCAGGAAGTGTGATGAAATTGATCTGTTTGATTCCTCTCCTTAAAGACTAA
- a CDS encoding HEAT repeat domain-containing protein encodes MRKEKRAQDALRKGIFPLILISLLFFPTKVLSQGGKGIEELIRDLQDKNPLVRWTSAEELGRLKDVRAVEPLIAALRDKDEGVRREAAKALGQIGDPRAVEPLGEMLEDKDEFVRMNALWALEKIRSDQAVELIISTLKNDNPLVRMNASASLGRIGDKKAIGPLEEVAGTDHISYVRFAAQQALLQIRREAMEQIAERARMRIEETPPQERRSVAEEKTAELIAEMKKVAERLEKEYGLVLDYMKYGIMDLLDIEGRMKVRCSKDTIEGLLGDLLTEEDKERNKHLFGEKSERQTP; translated from the coding sequence ATGAGGAAGGAGAAGAGGGCACAAGATGCGTTGAGGAAGGGGATTTTCCCTCTCATTTTAATTTCCCTCTTATTTTTCCCCACAAAAGTCCTCTCACAAGGGGGAAAGGGGATAGAGGAGTTGATCAGGGATTTGCAGGATAAAAACCCCCTTGTCCGCTGGACTAGTGCCGAGGAATTGGGCAGGCTCAAGGATGTCAGGGCGGTGGAGCCCTTGATCGCAGCGCTGCGGGATAAAGATGAAGGGGTCCGCAGGGAGGCGGCCAAGGCCCTGGGGCAGATCGGGGATCCCCGGGCGGTGGAGCCTTTGGGTGAGATGCTGGAGGATAAGGATGAGTTTGTCCGCATGAATGCCCTCTGGGCCTTGGAGAAGATAAGGAGTGATCAGGCGGTGGAACTGATCATCTCGACGCTGAAGAATGATAACCCCCTGGTGAGGATGAATGCGTCTGCATCCCTGGGGAGGATAGGGGACAAAAAGGCCATCGGTCCCCTGGAGGAGGTAGCTGGAACTGATCATATCTCCTATGTCCGCTTTGCAGCCCAACAGGCACTCTTGCAGATCAGGCGCGAAGCGATGGAGCAGATTGCCGAGAGAGCGAGGATGAGGATTGAGGAGACCCCGCCTCAGGAGCGTAGGTCGGTCGCAGAGGAGAAGACGGCGGAATTGATCGCCGAGATGAAAAAGGTGGCGGAGAGGTTGGAAAAGGAATATGGCCTGGTCCTCGATTACATGAAATATGGCATCATGGACCTGCTGGACATCGAGGGGCGGATGAAGGTGAGGTGTTCAAAGGATACCATTGAGGGCTTGCTGGGGGATCTATTGACGGAGGAGGACAAGGAGAGGAACAAACACCTCTTTGGGGAGAAAAGTGAAAGACAGACCCCTTAA